From a region of the Actinomadura luzonensis genome:
- a CDS encoding phosphatidylinositol mannoside acyltransferase: MSGKTSFGDRVVAAGFAAGWKLVPLLPERPTAAVFRLLADRVWARRGKSVLRLESNLARVTGLEPGGRELRELARAGMRSYFRYFHEVFRLPSMSGAEILRRTHVIGAEHVHDTVAAGRGVVLALPHMGNWDEAGAWLVQAGHPFTTVAERLRPESLFRRYTAFRESLGMEVLPLTGGDGHTFAALAQRVRKGGVVCLPAERDLTNTGVEVRFFGAATKMPAGPPLLAVQTGAALLPATVYFVGDDWGIHIHEELPVPAEGTRQEKVAALAQGLAEVFEKGIAEHPEDWHMLQRLWLDDLPPGAAR, from the coding sequence ATGAGCGGGAAGACGTCGTTCGGCGACCGCGTGGTGGCCGCGGGCTTCGCGGCCGGCTGGAAGCTCGTGCCGCTGCTGCCCGAGCGCCCCACGGCGGCGGTCTTCCGGCTGCTGGCCGACCGGGTGTGGGCCCGGCGCGGCAAGTCGGTGCTGCGGCTGGAGTCCAACCTGGCCAGGGTCACCGGCCTGGAGCCGGGCGGCCGTGAGCTGCGCGAGCTGGCCAGGGCGGGCATGCGCTCGTACTTCCGCTACTTCCACGAGGTCTTCCGGCTGCCGAGCATGAGCGGGGCCGAGATCCTGCGCCGCACCCACGTCATCGGGGCCGAGCACGTGCACGACACGGTGGCGGCCGGCCGGGGCGTGGTGCTGGCGCTGCCGCACATGGGCAACTGGGACGAGGCCGGGGCCTGGCTGGTGCAGGCCGGCCACCCGTTCACGACGGTGGCCGAACGGCTCAGGCCCGAGTCGTTGTTCCGCCGCTACACCGCCTTCCGCGAGAGCCTCGGCATGGAGGTGCTGCCGCTGACCGGCGGCGACGGCCACACCTTCGCCGCCCTCGCCCAGCGGGTGCGCAAGGGCGGCGTGGTGTGCCTGCCCGCCGAGCGCGACCTCACCAACACGGGCGTGGAGGTGCGCTTCTTCGGCGCGGCCACCAAGATGCCTGCCGGGCCGCCGCTGCTGGCCGTGCAGACCGGCGCGGCGCTGCTGCCCGCCACCGTCTACTTCGTGGGCGACGACTGGGGCATCCACATCCACGAGGAGCTGCCGGTGCCGGCCGAGGGCACCCGCCAGGAGAAGGTGGCCGCGCTGGCCCAGGGGCTGGCCGAGGTGTTCGAGAAGGGCATCGCCGAGCATCCGGAGGACTGGCACATGCTGCAGCGGCTCTGGCTGGACGACCTGCCGCCGGGGGCCGCCCGATGA
- the pgsA gene encoding phosphatidylinositol phosphate synthase, with protein MLKLLRPAMTRILTPLGRALVSRGIGPDAVTAIGTLGTVVAALTFFPLGLLTWGALVITVFVLFDLLDGVVARLGGKGGSTWGAFLDSTLDRVADAAIFAGLILYFVLRGDTLMASVTLACLVAGALVSYAKARAEGLGLTADVGLAERPERLVVALVATFFSGLGVPYVLAAGMWLLAAASVITVGQRVWHVYEQARER; from the coding sequence ATGCTCAAACTCCTGCGCCCGGCCATGACCCGGATACTCACCCCGCTGGGCAGGGCCCTCGTGAGCCGCGGGATCGGCCCGGACGCCGTCACGGCGATCGGCACCCTCGGCACCGTCGTGGCCGCCCTGACCTTCTTCCCCCTGGGCCTGCTCACCTGGGGCGCCCTCGTGATCACCGTCTTCGTGCTGTTCGACCTGCTCGACGGCGTGGTGGCCCGGCTCGGCGGCAAGGGGGGCAGCACCTGGGGCGCGTTCCTCGACTCCACGCTCGACCGGGTCGCCGACGCCGCCATCTTCGCCGGCCTGATCTTGTATTTCGTCCTCAGAGGCGACACCCTGATGGCGTCGGTCACGCTGGCGTGCCTGGTCGCGGGCGCCCTGGTCTCCTACGCCAAGGCCAGGGCCGAGGGGCTCGGGCTCACGGCCGACGTCGGGCTGGCCGAGCGGCCGGAGCGGCTGGTCGTGGCGCTGGTCGCGACCTTCTTCTCGGGGCTCGGCGTGCCGTACGTGCTGGCGGCGGGGATGTGGCTGCTGGCCGCGGCCAGCGTGATCACCGTGGGCCAGCGGGTGTGGCACGTGTACGAGCAGGCGAGGGAGAGATGA
- a CDS encoding elongation factor G-like protein EF-G2 produces MAEKNSGNAVGAAGRAPAADRADAIRNVVLVGHSGAGKTTLVEQLLAATGTIQRPGRVEDGTTVSDFDEVEVRQQRSVNLSVAPVTHNGIKINLIDTPGYADFVGDLRAGLRAADAALFVVSASDGIDGLTQMLWEECAQVGMPRAVVITKIDHQRANVEEVLATCQEIFGDGVAPLYLPVITNGHVNGLIGLLTQKFYNYATGERTEKEPGADYSAQIEEHRGGLIEGIIQESEDESLMERYLEGEPIDVKVLIEDLEKAVARGSFYPVLCSGAGVGTQEVLEVITQGFPSPLEHPMPEITDVSGKPVGGVACDPDGPLVAEVVKTTSDPYVGRISLVRVFSGTLRPDMTVHVSGHGLAERGHEDHDVDERVGALSCPLGKHQRPIPKGVAGDIVAVAKLSRAETGDTLSDVERPLLMTAWTMPDPLLPVAIRPKSKADEDKLSQALSRLVAEDPTLRLENNAETKQLVLWCMGEAHTDVLLDRLSKRYGVEVERIELRVPLRETFGGRCQAMGRNVKQTGGHGQYAICHIEVEPLPSGGGFEFVDKIVGGVVPRQFIPSVEKGVRAQMERGVVAGYPMVDVRVTLYDGKAHSVDSSDMAFQIAGQLALKEAAAKVPTLLLEPVDELSVLVADDYVGSVMSDLSSRRGRVLGTEPVGTGRTLVRAEVPELEITRYAIDLRSMSHGTGTFTRSFLRYEPLPPNLASKVAATD; encoded by the coding sequence GTGGCGGAGAAGAACTCGGGCAACGCCGTGGGAGCCGCGGGCAGGGCACCCGCGGCCGACCGGGCGGATGCGATACGCAACGTCGTGCTGGTCGGCCACTCGGGAGCGGGCAAGACGACCCTCGTCGAGCAGCTGCTGGCCGCCACGGGCACCATCCAGCGCCCGGGGCGGGTGGAGGACGGCACCACGGTCAGCGACTTCGACGAGGTCGAGGTCAGGCAGCAGCGGTCGGTCAACCTGTCCGTCGCGCCGGTGACGCACAACGGCATCAAGATCAACCTCATCGACACCCCCGGCTACGCCGACTTCGTGGGCGACCTGCGGGCCGGGCTGCGCGCGGCCGACGCCGCGCTGTTCGTCGTGTCGGCCTCCGACGGCATCGACGGGCTCACCCAGATGCTCTGGGAGGAGTGCGCCCAGGTCGGCATGCCCCGCGCGGTCGTCATCACCAAGATCGACCACCAGCGCGCGAACGTCGAGGAGGTGCTCGCCACCTGCCAGGAGATCTTCGGCGACGGCGTCGCGCCGCTCTACCTGCCGGTGATCACCAACGGGCACGTCAACGGGCTGATCGGGCTGCTGACGCAGAAGTTCTACAACTACGCCACGGGCGAGCGCACCGAGAAGGAGCCCGGCGCCGACTACTCGGCGCAGATCGAGGAGCACCGCGGCGGCCTGATCGAGGGCATCATCCAGGAGAGCGAGGACGAGTCGCTCATGGAGCGCTACCTCGAGGGTGAGCCGATCGACGTCAAGGTCCTCATCGAGGACCTGGAGAAGGCCGTGGCGCGGGGCAGCTTCTACCCGGTGCTGTGCAGCGGCGCGGGCGTCGGCACGCAGGAGGTGCTGGAGGTCATCACGCAGGGCTTCCCCTCGCCGCTCGAACACCCCATGCCGGAGATCACCGACGTGTCCGGCAAGCCGGTGGGCGGCGTCGCCTGCGACCCCGACGGCCCCCTCGTGGCCGAGGTCGTCAAGACCACCAGCGACCCGTACGTGGGCCGCATCAGCCTGGTCCGCGTCTTCTCCGGCACGCTGCGCCCCGACATGACCGTGCACGTCTCCGGGCACGGCCTGGCCGAGCGCGGGCACGAGGACCACGACGTGGACGAGCGCGTCGGCGCGCTGTCGTGCCCGCTCGGCAAGCACCAGCGCCCGATCCCCAAGGGCGTGGCGGGCGACATCGTGGCCGTGGCCAAGCTGTCGCGGGCCGAGACCGGCGACACGCTCTCCGACGTGGAGCGCCCGCTGCTGATGACCGCCTGGACGATGCCCGACCCGCTGCTGCCGGTGGCGATCAGGCCCAAGTCCAAGGCCGACGAGGACAAGCTGTCGCAGGCCCTGTCGCGGCTGGTCGCCGAGGACCCGACGCTGCGGCTGGAGAACAACGCCGAGACCAAGCAGCTCGTGCTGTGGTGCATGGGCGAGGCCCACACCGACGTGCTGCTCGACCGGCTGTCCAAGCGCTACGGCGTCGAGGTCGAGCGGATCGAGCTGCGGGTGCCGCTGCGCGAGACGTTCGGCGGCCGGTGCCAGGCGATGGGCCGCAACGTCAAGCAGACCGGCGGCCACGGCCAGTACGCGATCTGCCACATCGAGGTCGAGCCGCTGCCCTCCGGCGGCGGGTTCGAGTTCGTCGACAAGATCGTGGGCGGCGTGGTGCCGCGGCAGTTCATCCCGTCGGTGGAGAAGGGCGTGCGGGCCCAGATGGAGCGCGGCGTCGTCGCCGGCTACCCGATGGTGGACGTGCGCGTCACGCTGTACGACGGCAAGGCCCACTCGGTCGACTCCTCCGACATGGCCTTCCAGATCGCCGGCCAGCTCGCGCTGAAGGAGGCGGCGGCGAAGGTGCCGACGCTGCTGCTGGAGCCGGTGGACGAGCTGTCGGTGCTGGTGGCCGACGACTACGTGGGCTCGGTGATGTCCGACCTGTCGTCGCGGCGCGGGCGGGTACTCGGCACGGAGCCCGTCGGCACCGGGCGCACGCTGGTGCGGGCCGAGGTGCCCGAGCTGGAGATCACCCGGTACGCCATCGACCTGCGCTCGATGTCTCACGGGACGGGCACGTTCACGCGCTCGTTCCTGCGCTACGAGCCACTGCCGCCGAACCTGGCGAGCAAGGTGGCGGCCACGGACTGA
- a CDS encoding glycoside hydrolase family 10 protein, with product MRTGRPLLAAAALAVATTTAAYLFGPGAGESPAASKKKTTTAESTTESTTAAEGAADSAAAAACKPDARYPKRQLRGVWIATTTNLDWPAKPGLSQAQQQAQYVKILDAAVKRRLNAVFVQVRPASDAIYKSSLEPWSKFLTGTAGKDPGWDPLPFLIGEAHKRGLEFHAWFNPYRAAYESDVSQLPAGHPARQHPGWVVKYGGRLYYNPGLPQVREHVVKVVDDVVSRYDVDGVHFDDYFYPYPGEGGQFNDKAAFAKYGKGQSLAEWRRGNVNKLVAEVDKSVHARKSYVKFGISPFGIWRNKAQDPAGSDTSGMSAYDSIYADARAWIKAGTVDYIMPQLYWPRGFAAADYRELMPWWAGAVKGTGVHLYIGQALYRVGADQSWSKAGELAGHLSLNRKYPEVKGDVYFSAKNLLANPLGAMDRVVKEFYSRPALLPLMKDRGGQAPAKPAGVRANGRTLSWTAAQGARAYAVYQVPQSGDDCHATDARSLVAVVTSPSYQAKAAGTYLVTSLDRLTHESKPARVKVS from the coding sequence ATGCGAACTGGACGCCCGCTCCTGGCCGCCGCCGCTCTCGCCGTCGCCACCACCACGGCCGCCTACCTGTTCGGCCCCGGAGCCGGAGAGAGCCCCGCCGCGAGCAAGAAGAAGACGACCACCGCCGAGAGCACCACCGAGAGCACCACCGCCGCCGAGGGCGCCGCCGACAGCGCCGCCGCGGCCGCCTGCAAGCCCGACGCCCGCTACCCCAAGCGCCAGCTGCGCGGCGTCTGGATCGCGACCACGACCAACCTCGACTGGCCCGCCAAGCCGGGGCTGTCGCAGGCGCAGCAGCAGGCCCAGTACGTCAAGATCCTCGACGCCGCCGTCAAGCGCCGCCTCAACGCGGTCTTCGTGCAGGTCAGGCCCGCCTCCGACGCCATCTACAAGTCGTCGCTGGAGCCGTGGTCGAAGTTCCTGACCGGCACCGCGGGCAAGGACCCCGGCTGGGACCCGCTCCCGTTCCTCATCGGCGAGGCCCACAAGCGCGGCCTGGAGTTCCACGCCTGGTTCAACCCGTACCGCGCCGCCTACGAGTCAGACGTCTCGCAGCTCCCCGCCGGCCACCCGGCCAGGCAGCACCCCGGCTGGGTCGTCAAGTACGGCGGCCGCCTCTACTACAACCCGGGCCTGCCGCAGGTGCGCGAGCACGTGGTCAAGGTCGTCGACGACGTCGTCAGCCGCTACGACGTCGACGGCGTGCACTTCGACGACTACTTCTACCCGTACCCGGGCGAGGGCGGGCAGTTCAACGACAAGGCCGCCTTCGCCAAGTACGGCAAGGGCCAGAGCCTGGCCGAATGGCGGCGGGGCAACGTCAACAAGCTGGTCGCCGAGGTCGACAAGTCCGTCCACGCCCGCAAGAGCTACGTGAAGTTCGGCATCAGCCCGTTCGGGATCTGGCGCAACAAGGCCCAGGACCCTGCTGGGTCCGACACCTCCGGCATGTCCGCCTACGACTCGATCTACGCCGACGCCCGCGCCTGGATCAAGGCCGGCACGGTCGACTACATCATGCCGCAGCTCTACTGGCCGCGCGGCTTCGCCGCGGCCGACTACCGCGAGCTGATGCCCTGGTGGGCCGGCGCCGTCAAGGGCACCGGCGTGCACCTGTACATCGGCCAGGCCCTCTACCGGGTCGGCGCCGACCAGTCCTGGTCCAAGGCGGGCGAGCTGGCCGGGCACCTGTCGCTCAACCGCAAGTACCCCGAGGTCAAGGGCGACGTCTACTTCAGCGCCAAGAACCTCCTGGCCAACCCGCTGGGCGCGATGGACCGCGTGGTCAAGGAGTTCTACAGCCGCCCGGCGCTGCTGCCGCTGATGAAGGACCGCGGCGGGCAGGCCCCGGCCAAGCCGGCCGGCGTGCGGGCGAACGGCCGCACGCTGTCGTGGACGGCCGCGCAGGGGGCCCGCGCGTACGCGGTCTACCAGGTGCCGCAGTCCGGCGACGACTGCCACGCCACCGACGCGCGCAGCCTGGTCGCCGTCGTCACCAGCCCGTCGTACCAGGCCAAGGCCGCCGGGACGTACCTGGTCACCTCGCTCGACCGGCTCACCCACGAGAGCAAGCCGGCACGCGTCAAGGTGAGCTGA
- a CDS encoding aminotransferase-like domain-containing protein, with the protein MGRDENLVTLVRDRLRLHRGTPSRRLAGALADLAQTGALAPGARLPSERDLAQAVGLSRGTVAAAFNVLCEEGMCERRHGSGTYVLGTPSFGGLLQGGAVVADLSTSVVPDPSHLTVPPIEPAALLRAPSGHGYDAMGDPRLRALLRAGAAVAGPEGGGEVLVTSGAQQGIDLAVRVLLRPGDRVLVGDPTYGGALSVLRRAGAVAVPLDLTSPAAVEDALARHRPAAVYVVPVENPTGAVPVLRHVAELAAAADVPLVEDRTLAALVHDGAPPPGPLAPLHPYGTVTVGSLSKVLWGGLRVGWLAAPEPLLARLVDAKLDADLATSAVAQRLAAGLLEHNPPGPWLAELARRRDHFAAALSARLPDWSWERPAGGLSVWARLPGTDTDRFATVVRQEGVAVAPGSLFSPDGRHRDRLRLSFALPPALLDQAVAGLARAWAARDTARDTARDTARDAGG; encoded by the coding sequence ATGGGAAGGGATGAAAACCTCGTCACGCTCGTCCGGGACCGCCTGCGCCTGCACCGGGGCACCCCCAGCCGCAGGCTCGCCGGCGCGCTGGCCGACCTGGCCCAGACCGGGGCTCTGGCCCCCGGCGCCCGCCTGCCCTCGGAACGCGACCTGGCCCAGGCCGTCGGCCTCAGCCGCGGCACGGTGGCGGCCGCGTTCAACGTCCTGTGCGAGGAGGGCATGTGCGAGCGGCGGCACGGCAGCGGCACGTACGTGCTGGGCACGCCCTCGTTCGGCGGCCTGCTGCAGGGCGGCGCGGTGGTGGCCGACCTGTCCACCTCCGTCGTGCCCGACCCCTCCCACCTGACCGTGCCCCCGATCGAGCCGGCCGCGCTGCTGCGCGCGCCGAGCGGCCACGGCTACGACGCCATGGGCGACCCCCGGCTGCGGGCGCTGCTGCGCGCCGGCGCGGCCGTGGCCGGGCCGGAGGGCGGGGGAGAGGTGCTCGTCACCTCCGGCGCGCAGCAGGGCATCGACCTGGCCGTACGGGTGCTGCTGCGTCCCGGCGACCGGGTGCTGGTGGGCGACCCGACCTACGGCGGCGCGCTGAGCGTGCTCCGGCGCGCGGGCGCGGTCGCGGTGCCGCTCGACCTGACCTCGCCCGCCGCCGTCGAGGACGCGCTCGCCCGGCACCGCCCGGCCGCGGTCTACGTGGTCCCGGTCGAGAACCCGACGGGCGCGGTGCCCGTGCTGCGGCACGTCGCCGAGCTGGCCGCCGCCGCGGACGTGCCGCTCGTCGAGGACCGCACGCTGGCGGCCCTCGTGCACGACGGCGCGCCGCCGCCCGGGCCGCTCGCGCCGCTGCACCCGTACGGGACCGTGACGGTCGGCTCGTTGTCGAAGGTGCTGTGGGGCGGGCTGCGGGTGGGCTGGCTGGCCGCGCCCGAGCCGCTGCTGGCCCGGCTGGTGGACGCCAAGCTCGACGCCGACCTCGCGACCAGCGCCGTGGCCCAGCGGCTGGCGGCCGGCCTGCTGGAGCACAACCCGCCCGGCCCGTGGCTCGCCGAGCTGGCCCGCCGCCGCGACCACTTCGCCGCCGCGCTGTCCGCGAGGCTGCCCGACTGGTCGTGGGAGCGCCCGGCGGGCGGCCTGTCGGTGTGGGCGCGGCTGCCGGGCACCGACACCGACCGGTTCGCGACGGTGGTCAGGCAGGAAGGGGTGGCGGTGGCGCCCGGCTCGTTGTTCTCGCCGGACGGCCGCCACCGCGACCGGCTGCGCCTCAGCTTCGCCCTGCCGCCCGCCCTCCTCGACCAGGCGGTCGCGGGCCTGGCCCGCGCCTGGGCCGCCCGCGACACGGCCCGCGACACGGCCCGCGACACGGCCCGCGACGCCGGAGGCTGA
- a CDS encoding branched-chain amino acid transaminase yields MRESAYIWMDGKLVPWGEARVHVLTHALHYGTAVLEGTRVFDTPGGPAVFRLEEHLRRLARSARMVGLPLPYTPEELRAATLATVAANGHASCYVRHLAHRGYGEMGIAARRCPTVVSIASWEWPPLLGTSGVRLMVSSWQRNDHRVVPAAAKATGPYLNSVMAKDEAVDAGYDEAVLLNAAGYVSECTGANLFVVRDGRLLTPPPSAGALEGITQDTLERLAADLGVPSARQDLLRTDLYAADEIFLCGTGAGVAHVSAVDGRELGGPGPVTAKLADAYEAATHGRDDRYRHWLTPVPAADPATDPATGPATGPATDAAATAAAAS; encoded by the coding sequence GTGCGCGAATCCGCGTACATCTGGATGGACGGGAAGCTGGTCCCCTGGGGTGAGGCGCGCGTGCACGTCCTGACGCACGCCCTGCACTACGGCACCGCCGTCCTCGAAGGCACCCGGGTGTTCGACACGCCCGGCGGGCCCGCGGTGTTCCGGCTGGAGGAGCACCTGCGGCGGCTGGCGCGCAGCGCCCGGATGGTGGGGCTCCCGCTGCCGTACACGCCGGAGGAGCTGCGCGCGGCCACCCTCGCGACGGTGGCCGCCAACGGGCACGCCTCCTGCTACGTCCGGCACCTGGCACACCGCGGCTACGGCGAGATGGGCATCGCGGCGCGCCGCTGCCCGACCGTCGTGTCGATCGCGAGCTGGGAGTGGCCGCCGCTGCTCGGCACCTCCGGGGTGCGGCTCATGGTCAGCTCCTGGCAGCGCAACGACCACCGGGTCGTCCCGGCCGCGGCCAAGGCCACCGGCCCCTACCTGAACTCCGTGATGGCCAAGGACGAGGCCGTGGACGCCGGCTACGACGAGGCCGTGCTGCTCAACGCCGCCGGGTACGTCAGCGAGTGCACCGGCGCGAACCTCTTCGTCGTGCGCGACGGGCGGCTGCTCACCCCGCCGCCGAGCGCCGGGGCGCTGGAGGGCATCACCCAGGACACCCTCGAACGGCTGGCCGCCGACCTCGGCGTGCCGTCGGCCCGGCAGGACCTGCTGCGGACGGACCTGTACGCCGCCGACGAGATCTTCCTGTGCGGGACCGGGGCAGGCGTCGCCCACGTCAGCGCGGTGGACGGGCGCGAGCTGGGCGGGCCGGGACCGGTCACGGCCAAGCTGGCCGACGCCTACGAGGCCGCCACGCACGGCCGCGACGACCGCTACCGCCACTGGCTCACCCCGGTCCCCGCCGCCGACCCCGCCACCGACCCCGCTACCGGCCCCGCTACCGGCCCCGCCACCGACGCCGCCGCCACTGCTGCCGCTGCTTCGTGA
- a CDS encoding HIT family protein, producing MHDQAGAGAPDNFERLWTPHRMAYIKGENKPTGTGPDDGCPFDAIPRMSDEDGLVVARGESVYAVLNLYPYNSGHLMVVPYRHISDYDELRPEEMVELGEFTQKALRALRKASGAQGFNVGMNLGHVAGAGIAAHLHQHVVPRWGGDTNFMPVVAQTKVLPQLLRDTRQLLADAWH from the coding sequence ATGCACGATCAGGCAGGAGCCGGGGCCCCGGACAACTTCGAACGTCTCTGGACCCCGCATCGCATGGCCTACATCAAGGGCGAGAACAAGCCGACGGGCACCGGCCCCGACGACGGGTGCCCGTTCGACGCCATCCCCAGGATGAGCGACGAGGACGGCCTGGTCGTGGCCCGCGGCGAGAGCGTGTACGCCGTGCTCAACCTCTACCCCTACAACTCCGGCCACCTGATGGTCGTCCCCTACCGGCACATCTCCGACTACGACGAGCTGCGCCCGGAGGAGATGGTCGAGCTGGGCGAGTTCACCCAGAAGGCGCTGCGCGCGCTGCGCAAGGCCAGCGGGGCGCAGGGCTTCAACGTCGGCATGAACCTCGGCCACGTCGCCGGCGCCGGCATCGCCGCCCACCTCCACCAGCACGTCGTGCCGCGGTGGGGCGGCGACACCAACTTCATGCCGGTCGTCGCCCAGACGAAGGTGCTGCCTCAGCTACTTCGCGACACGCGCCAGCTCCTCGCCGACGCCTGGCACTGA
- a CDS encoding dihydrofolate reductase family protein — translation MLLSVNIFVSLDGVMQGPGAPGEDRSGGFDRGGWLVPHVSAHVTEVVEGWFREAGAFLFGRTSFGLLGGHWSQVTDPDDLIASRLNTLPKYVASSTLTDEEAGWSPATVLRGDLVGEIRRLKELPGKELQVHGSWRLTQTLHRAGLVDVYRLLQYPVVVGAGKRLFADGATPATFAAVAEESRVLPGGVVSLTLRPAGLGALPAGAYTVDEGRSATVLS, via the coding sequence GTGCTGCTCAGCGTCAACATCTTCGTCAGTCTCGACGGCGTCATGCAGGGGCCAGGAGCCCCCGGCGAGGACCGCTCGGGCGGTTTCGACCGCGGCGGGTGGCTCGTCCCGCACGTCTCGGCGCACGTGACCGAGGTCGTCGAGGGCTGGTTCCGCGAGGCCGGCGCCTTCCTGTTCGGCCGCACGAGCTTCGGCCTGCTCGGCGGGCACTGGTCGCAGGTCACCGACCCGGACGACCTGATCGCGTCCAGGCTCAACACGTTGCCGAAGTACGTCGCCAGTTCGACGCTGACCGACGAGGAGGCCGGCTGGAGCCCGGCGACGGTGCTGCGCGGCGACCTGGTCGGCGAGATCCGCCGGCTCAAGGAGCTCCCCGGCAAGGAGCTCCAGGTCCACGGGAGCTGGCGGCTCACGCAGACGCTGCACCGGGCAGGGCTGGTGGACGTCTACCGGCTGCTGCAGTACCCGGTCGTCGTCGGGGCGGGCAAGCGGCTGTTCGCGGACGGGGCGACGCCCGCGACGTTCGCGGCCGTGGCGGAGGAGTCGCGGGTCCTGCCTGGCGGCGTGGTCTCGCTGACGCTGAGGCCGGCGGGTCTCGGCGCGCTTCCCGCGGGCGCGTACACGGTGGACGAGGGGCGCTCGGCGACGGTTTTGAGCTGA
- a CDS encoding PIG-L deacetylase family protein — protein MKTELEPVPEDWQRALAIVAHPDDLEYGCAAAVAVWTDAGREVTYVMVSSGEAGIDTLAPAECGPVREREERASAAVVGVRQVEFLGHPDGVIEYGTALRRDLAAVIRRHRPELVITLNADDTWGGTYWNTPDHRAVGRAVLDAAADAGNRWIFPDAGAGAKADEGAAAGAEPWNGVRWVAVAGSDAPTHAVDVTDGLERGVRSLMEHRAYLEALTDEDPETYARTLIEGFAREAGERFGGRPAVTFRLFSR, from the coding sequence ATGAAGACTGAGCTGGAGCCCGTGCCCGAGGACTGGCAGCGCGCCCTGGCCATCGTGGCCCACCCCGACGACCTGGAGTACGGCTGCGCCGCCGCCGTCGCCGTCTGGACCGACGCCGGGCGCGAGGTCACGTACGTGATGGTCAGCAGCGGCGAGGCGGGCATCGACACGCTGGCGCCCGCCGAGTGCGGCCCGGTGCGCGAGCGCGAGGAGCGGGCCAGCGCCGCCGTGGTCGGGGTGCGGCAGGTGGAGTTCCTCGGCCATCCGGACGGGGTCATCGAGTACGGCACCGCCCTGCGCCGCGACCTCGCCGCCGTGATCCGCCGGCACCGCCCCGAGCTGGTGATCACGCTGAACGCCGACGACACGTGGGGCGGCACGTACTGGAACACCCCGGACCACCGGGCGGTGGGCCGGGCCGTGCTGGACGCCGCCGCGGACGCCGGCAACCGGTGGATCTTCCCGGACGCGGGAGCGGGCGCGAAGGCGGACGAGGGGGCTGCGGCTGGGGCCGAGCCGTGGAACGGAGTCCGGTGGGTCGCGGTGGCGGGCAGCGACGCGCCGACGCACGCCGTGGACGTCACGGACGGCCTGGAGCGGGGCGTGCGCTCACTCATGGAGCACCGCGCGTACCTGGAGGCCCTGACGGACGAGGACCCGGAGACGTACGCCCGCACGCTCATCGAGGGCTTCGCGCGCGAGGCGGGCGAGCGGTTCGGCGGCCGGCCCGCCGTGACCTTTCGCCTATTCTCCCGTTAG